Proteins encoded in a region of the Haloarchaeobius salinus genome:
- a CDS encoding S9 family peptidase: protein MDSIDASDFHGLASVSEPRVAPGGERVAYVRNVPRDDEEYEATVYVAPVGGDEPRRFTVSEGVDAAPRWSPSGDRLAFTSTRGEDDRSQLWVVPTDGGEARQVTSVAGGVASPTWSPDGSRVAFVQQVSPEDREADRDRWVDGEYEPGEPDPRVIDRTVYRADGRYFDGKRPQVYVVDVDAVDDVGSDGESAGDAITRLTDADADHFSPTWVDDETLYFGRRVPREGETDADDAIRLELRTCDPDEPDGDDLLTRDEGWGGLVRAASDGRVAYFQSPEERSTLQQTEVRVYDPASDETHTPTAGMDRTMAYHAVLEWGADEERLYVTTPDEGSVVLRRLPWDADDGDDAPDPSTVVAGEGMDVDAAHVGRDVLAYTASEWDHPGDVFVSTPGGGEGARLTRVNADVLDGVAVPQPEELRFGNGEGDEIQGWLLTPPDADGESPLVVNVHGGPHIMWSESGTMWHEFQSLASAGYAVFFCNPRGSAGYGEAFMQAIERDWGDVTGADVLAGVEHVTGRDDVDGGNVFLTGGSFGGYLSAWLAATSDRFDATVAQRGVYDLLGFYGSTDVAYHLVEGDFGTDPWDDPAFLWEHSPVAHADDIDAPTLVLHSENDFRVPVDGAEFLFRALRKTDTDARFVRYPREGHELSRSGEPGHVVDRIERIRRWFDGYSDHRDVPPALEREPGAGLSAGDADGDGDA from the coding sequence ATGGATTCAATCGATGCGAGCGACTTCCACGGGCTCGCGAGCGTCTCCGAGCCGCGGGTCGCGCCGGGGGGCGAGCGGGTGGCGTACGTCCGCAACGTCCCCAGGGACGACGAGGAGTACGAGGCGACGGTGTACGTCGCACCGGTCGGGGGCGACGAGCCGCGACGGTTCACCGTCAGCGAGGGCGTCGACGCCGCGCCGCGCTGGTCGCCGTCGGGTGACCGGCTGGCGTTCACGAGCACCCGTGGCGAGGACGACCGGAGCCAGCTCTGGGTCGTGCCGACGGACGGCGGCGAGGCGCGGCAGGTCACGTCGGTCGCGGGCGGGGTCGCGTCGCCGACCTGGAGCCCGGACGGGAGCCGGGTCGCGTTCGTCCAGCAGGTGTCGCCGGAGGATCGCGAGGCGGACCGGGACCGGTGGGTCGACGGGGAGTACGAGCCCGGGGAGCCGGACCCCCGCGTCATCGACCGGACGGTGTACCGGGCCGACGGACGCTACTTCGACGGGAAGCGGCCGCAGGTGTACGTCGTGGACGTGGACGCGGTGGACGACGTCGGGAGCGACGGCGAGAGCGCGGGCGACGCCATCACGCGACTCACCGACGCCGACGCGGACCACTTCTCGCCGACGTGGGTCGACGACGAGACACTGTACTTCGGTCGGCGGGTTCCCCGCGAGGGCGAGACGGACGCCGACGACGCCATCCGGCTCGAGCTCCGGACGTGCGACCCTGACGAGCCGGACGGCGACGATCTGCTCACGCGCGACGAGGGCTGGGGCGGGCTCGTCCGGGCGGCGAGCGACGGGCGGGTGGCGTACTTCCAGTCGCCCGAGGAGCGCTCCACCCTGCAGCAGACCGAGGTCCGCGTGTACGACCCGGCGAGCGACGAGACGCACACGCCGACCGCGGGCATGGACCGGACGATGGCCTACCACGCGGTGCTGGAGTGGGGGGCCGACGAGGAGCGGCTGTACGTCACCACGCCCGACGAGGGGTCGGTGGTGCTCCGGCGGCTCCCCTGGGATGCCGACGACGGTGACGACGCGCCGGACCCGTCGACCGTCGTCGCGGGCGAGGGGATGGACGTCGACGCGGCCCACGTCGGCCGGGACGTGCTCGCCTACACGGCCAGCGAGTGGGACCACCCCGGCGACGTGTTCGTCTCCACGCCGGGCGGCGGCGAGGGAGCGCGGCTCACCCGGGTCAACGCCGACGTGCTGGACGGCGTGGCGGTGCCACAGCCAGAGGAGTTGCGGTTCGGGAACGGCGAGGGCGACGAGATACAGGGCTGGCTGCTGACGCCGCCCGACGCCGACGGCGAGAGCCCGCTCGTCGTGAACGTCCACGGCGGCCCGCACATCATGTGGTCGGAGTCGGGGACGATGTGGCACGAGTTCCAGTCCCTCGCGTCGGCGGGCTACGCCGTCTTCTTCTGCAACCCCCGCGGGTCGGCGGGCTACGGCGAGGCGTTCATGCAGGCCATCGAGCGCGACTGGGGCGACGTGACCGGCGCGGACGTGCTCGCCGGCGTCGAGCACGTGACCGGGCGCGACGATGTCGACGGCGGGAACGTCTTCCTCACCGGCGGCTCCTTCGGCGGCTACCTCTCCGCGTGGCTCGCCGCGACCAGCGACCGGTTCGACGCGACGGTCGCCCAGCGCGGCGTCTACGACCTGCTCGGGTTCTACGGCTCGACCGACGTCGCGTACCACCTCGTCGAGGGCGACTTCGGTACCGACCCGTGGGACGACCCCGCGTTCCTCTGGGAGCACTCGCCGGTCGCCCACGCCGACGACATCGACGCGCCGACGCTCGTGCTCCACTCGGAGAACGACTTCCGGGTGCCCGTCGACGGCGCGGAGTTCCTCTTCCGTGCGCTCAGGAAGACCGACACCGACGCCCGGTTCGTGCGCTACCCGCGCGAGGGCCACGAGCTCTCCCGCTCCGGCGAGCCCGGCCACGTCGTCGACCGCATCGAGCGCATCCGCCGCTGGTTCGACGGCTACAGCGACCACCGCGATGTCCCCCCGGCGCTGGAGCGCGAACCCGGTGCGGGGCTGTCGGCGGGTGACGCCGACGGCGACGGGGACGCCTGA
- a CDS encoding IMPACT family protein, with translation MTGDTYLTVAEPARTSFTVQGSEFIGHVSPVESVAAAEEFIDDIRTEYADATHNVPAYRVRTDPFREWSSDDGEPSGSAGKPALNVLQGQDVENVVVVVTRYYGGTNLGVGGLVSAYGQSVKDALDAAGVVEERPHEAVAVTVEYDDSGTVRGILESADCEFDAEYAERVSFDVRVPVAEAAALRDRLRSATSGRVELS, from the coding sequence GTGACCGGGGACACCTACCTGACCGTCGCCGAACCCGCCCGCACCTCCTTCACCGTCCAGGGCTCGGAGTTCATCGGCCACGTCAGTCCCGTCGAGAGCGTCGCCGCCGCGGAGGAGTTCATCGACGACATCCGCACGGAGTACGCCGACGCGACGCACAACGTCCCGGCCTACCGCGTCCGCACCGACCCGTTCCGCGAGTGGTCGAGCGACGACGGCGAGCCCTCCGGCAGCGCGGGGAAACCGGCGCTCAACGTGCTCCAGGGGCAGGACGTCGAGAACGTGGTCGTCGTCGTCACGCGCTACTACGGCGGGACGAACCTCGGCGTCGGCGGCCTCGTCAGCGCCTACGGCCAGTCGGTGAAGGACGCGCTCGACGCCGCGGGCGTCGTCGAGGAGCGCCCCCACGAGGCCGTCGCTGTCACCGTCGAGTACGACGACTCCGGCACCGTGCGGGGCATCCTCGAGAGCGCCGACTGCGAGTTCGACGCCGAATACGCCGAACGCGTCAGCTTCGACGTGCGGGTGCCCGTCGCCGAGGCCGCGGCGCTCCGTGACCGACTCCGCAGCGCGACGAGCGGGCGCGTGGAGCTGTCGTAG
- the hisB gene encoding imidazoleglycerol-phosphate dehydratase HisB, whose product MSDRSAAVSRETAETEIDLTLVVDGDGDSEVDTGVGFFDHMLASFAKHGLFDLTVHCDGDTEIDDHHTVEDVAIVLGEAFAEALGDKRGIVRYADRKVPLDEAVAGVVVDVSGRPYFAFDGEFSQERVGEFTSHMAEHFAMSLAMNADLTLHCEVDGDNAHHEVEALFKALARSLDDATRVDERRSDTPSTKGEL is encoded by the coding sequence ATGAGCGACCGAAGCGCGGCCGTCTCGCGGGAGACTGCCGAGACGGAGATCGACCTGACCCTCGTCGTCGACGGCGACGGCGACAGCGAGGTCGACACCGGCGTCGGCTTCTTCGACCACATGCTCGCGTCGTTCGCCAAGCACGGGCTGTTCGACCTGACCGTCCACTGCGACGGCGACACGGAGATCGACGACCACCACACCGTCGAGGACGTCGCCATCGTCCTCGGCGAGGCGTTCGCGGAGGCGCTGGGCGACAAGCGCGGCATCGTCCGCTACGCAGACCGGAAAGTCCCGCTCGACGAGGCGGTCGCGGGCGTCGTCGTCGACGTCTCGGGCCGCCCCTACTTCGCGTTCGACGGCGAGTTCTCGCAGGAGCGCGTCGGCGAGTTCACCAGCCACATGGCCGAGCACTTCGCGATGTCGCTGGCGATGAACGCCGACCTGACGCTGCACTGCGAGGTCGACGGCGACAACGCCCACCACGAGGTCGAGGCGCTGTTCAAGGCGCTGGCGCGCTCGCTGGACGACGCGACGCGGGTGGACGAGCGCCGGAGCGACACGCCGAGCACGAAGGGCGAGCTGTAG
- a CDS encoding amino acid-binding protein, translating into MFDEIMEKFEGSPSQQAVIRLLLERGFSVNDEGRVVSGGIEIPNTGIAREIGVDRRVVDSTTDAILDDEELRRIFQNISQVPSLMDLAPVLDLTVLTVEVSDAEQKGIVSQVTGLLAEHDISIRQTISEDPEFTDDPKLHLVTDEPLPGDLINEIRALPFVRKIELQ; encoded by the coding sequence ATGTTCGACGAGATCATGGAGAAGTTCGAGGGCTCCCCGAGCCAGCAGGCGGTCATCCGACTGCTGCTCGAGCGCGGCTTCTCCGTGAACGACGAGGGGCGGGTGGTCTCCGGCGGCATCGAGATCCCCAACACGGGCATCGCCCGCGAGATCGGCGTCGACCGGCGCGTCGTCGACTCCACGACGGACGCCATCCTCGACGACGAGGAGCTGCGGCGCATCTTCCAGAACATCTCGCAGGTGCCCAGTCTGATGGACCTCGCGCCCGTGCTCGACCTGACCGTCCTCACCGTCGAGGTGTCCGACGCCGAGCAGAAGGGCATCGTCTCGCAGGTGACCGGCCTGCTCGCCGAACACGACATCTCCATCCGACAGACCATCAGCGAGGACCCCGAGTTCACCGACGACCCGAAGCTCCACCTCGTCACCGACGAACCCCTCCCGGGCGACCTCATCAACGAGATCCGCGCGCTCCCGTTCGTCCGGAAGATAGAGCTCCAGTAG